Proteins encoded within one genomic window of Longimicrobium sp.:
- a CDS encoding tetratricopeptide repeat protein gives MSWISKLINGRSGQAAKDPDYYEEGTVLLREEKFHEALTSFRLALRESPNDPDVLQQIAVTYTRIGMTDEAVKTYRRVLELKPHASGAHYGLAFLLRNEGNTDEAVAHLRAFLARPPQAPNAQPHVVHARKTLAELTGEGDGEEAPAPSPDLRLDL, from the coding sequence ATGTCCTGGATCTCCAAGCTGATCAACGGCCGCTCCGGCCAGGCGGCGAAGGACCCGGATTACTACGAGGAGGGGACCGTCCTCCTCCGCGAGGAGAAGTTCCACGAGGCGCTCACCTCGTTCCGCCTCGCGCTGCGCGAGAGCCCCAACGACCCCGACGTCCTCCAGCAGATCGCGGTGACCTACACCCGCATCGGGATGACGGACGAGGCGGTGAAGACGTACCGCCGCGTGCTGGAGCTGAAGCCGCACGCCAGCGGCGCCCACTACGGGCTGGCGTTCCTGCTGCGCAACGAGGGGAACACCGACGAGGCGGTGGCGCACCTGCGCGCCTTCCTGGCACGCCCCCCGCAGGCGCCCAACGCGCAGCCCCACGTGGTGCACGCGCGCAAGACGCTGGCGGAGCTGACCGGCGAGGGCGACGGCGAGGAGGCCCCGGCCCCCTCGCCCGACCTGCGGCTGGACCTGTAG